The following proteins come from a genomic window of Lolium rigidum isolate FL_2022 chromosome 5, APGP_CSIRO_Lrig_0.1, whole genome shotgun sequence:
- the LOC124655285 gene encoding dehydration-responsive element-binding protein 1H-like, with protein sequence MDTAIDGWTSCSPSPSTPEHGAAHPKRPAGRTKFKETRHPVYRGVRRRGSAGRWVCEVRVPGKRGERLWLGTYVAAESAARAHDAAMLALRGCSASVSALASLNFPDSAWLLAVPPWLADLAAVRRAAVEAVAVFLRREAADCAVAVVPVDDVTLTAAFPSSVDNADELFVVPTFSALDMAGDMFELDLSGVIDLDTYYAGLAEGMLLEPPPTPYWESRECGNGDAALWSY encoded by the coding sequence ATGGACACGGCCATCGACGGCTGGACCAGCTGCTCTCCTTCCCCGTCCACGCCCGAGCACGGGGCGGCGCACCCCAAGCGCCCCGCGGGGCGCACCAAGTTCAAGGAGACGCGGCACCCCGTGTACCGCGGCGTGCGGCGCCGGGGCAGCGCGGGCCGGTGGGTCTGCGAGGTGCGCGTCCCCGGCAAGCGCGGCGAGCGGCTCTGGCTCGGCACCTACGTCGCCGCCGAGTCCGCCGCGCGCGCGCACGACGCCGCCATGCTCGCGCTGCGCGGCTGCTCGGCCTCCGTCTCCGCCCTCGCGAGCCTCAACTTCCCGGACTCCGCGTGGCTGCTCGCCGTTCCACCGTGGCTCGCCGACCTGGCAGCTGTCCGGCGCGCCGCCGTAGAGGCCGTCGCGGTCTTCCTGCGCCGGGAGGCCGCGGACTGCGCCGTCGCGGTGGTCCCCGTCGACGACGTCACATTGACAGCGGCTTTCCCGTCGTCCGTGGACAATGCGGACGAACTGTTTGTGGTGCCGACTTTCTCAGCGCTCGACATGGCCGGCGACATGTTCGAGCTGGACCTGTCCGGGGTAATCGACTTGGACACGTACTACGCGGGCCTCGCGGAGGGGATGCTCCTGGAGCCGCCGCCCACGCCGTACTGGGAGAGCAGAGAGTGCGGCAACGGCGATGCCGCTCTCtggagctactga